The following are encoded together in the Deinococcus soli (ex Cha et al. 2016) genome:
- a CDS encoding complex I NDUFA9 subunit family protein — MRILVTGASGFVGKAVVRQLVQDGHEVWAGSRRGESVGGARGVTLDVTDPGSAQRAAGQADPQAVVHLVGIIAEAGDQTFERVHVEGTRNVLAATPRGARYVHMSALGAREDSGSRYSSSKARAEALVRASGLDWTVFQPSLIFGVGDDFFGRVLRELVSTAPVVPQIGDGSFPFRPVSVQDVAQAFARAAGGRTGLRGTFALTGPEEFSFRQLLELELGALGKRKPIVPVPLPLMNLAVPLMQVLPSPPITRDQYAMLKEGNTAPNEPARSTFDLPMLRLQDHLPQIVQAALKK; from the coding sequence ATGAGGATTCTGGTGACCGGAGCCAGCGGCTTCGTCGGAAAGGCAGTGGTCAGGCAGCTCGTTCAGGACGGCCATGAGGTCTGGGCGGGCAGCCGCCGGGGCGAGTCGGTGGGCGGCGCGCGCGGCGTGACGCTGGACGTGACCGACCCGGGCAGCGCCCAGCGCGCCGCCGGGCAGGCCGACCCGCAGGCGGTCGTGCATCTGGTGGGCATCATTGCGGAAGCCGGGGACCAGACCTTCGAGCGGGTGCATGTGGAAGGCACCCGCAACGTGCTGGCCGCCACGCCGCGCGGCGCGCGGTACGTGCACATGAGCGCCCTGGGGGCCCGGGAGGACAGCGGCAGCCGGTACTCCAGCAGCAAGGCCCGCGCCGAGGCCCTGGTGCGGGCCAGCGGGCTGGACTGGACGGTCTTCCAGCCCAGCCTGATCTTCGGGGTGGGGGACGACTTCTTCGGGCGGGTGCTGCGGGAACTCGTGTCCACGGCGCCGGTCGTGCCGCAGATCGGGGACGGGTCGTTCCCGTTCCGGCCGGTCAGCGTGCAGGACGTCGCGCAGGCCTTCGCGCGCGCCGCCGGCGGCCGGACCGGGCTGCGCGGCACGTTCGCCCTGACCGGCCCGGAGGAATTCTCGTTCCGGCAGCTGCTGGAGCTGGAACTCGGGGCGCTCGGGAAACGCAAACCCATCGTGCCCGTGCCGCTCCCGCTGATGAACCTCGCTGTGCCCCTGATGCAGGTGCTGCCCAGTCCCCCCATCACCCGCGACCAGTACGCGATGCTCAAGGAAGGCAACACCGCGCCGAACGAACCGGCCCGCAGCACTTTCGACCTGCCGATGCTGCGGCTGCAGGACCACCTGCCGCAGATCGTGCAGGCCGCCTTGAAGAAGTAG
- a CDS encoding phosphoribosyltransferase family protein, which produces MTTAPQELTVTIGDVSRTLPTVRAGGMGRVPLVEFIGDSEFTKAVAQEMVALIPAGTEVLLTVVTNALPLTHELSDRSGLPYVCARKKRRTYMQQPLIQDVPSMTLGVAETLWLDGPHAERLNGKRVTIVQDVVASGGTAQALARLVERAGGTVSGYLAAFRQGTPTLDVIALQDLPRTLS; this is translated from the coding sequence ATGACCACAGCCCCGCAGGAACTGACCGTCACCATCGGCGACGTAAGCCGCACCCTCCCCACCGTCCGCGCGGGCGGCATGGGCCGCGTGCCCCTGGTGGAATTCATCGGGGACAGCGAGTTCACCAAGGCCGTCGCGCAGGAGATGGTCGCCCTGATCCCGGCAGGGACCGAGGTGCTCCTGACCGTCGTCACGAACGCCCTGCCGCTGACGCACGAACTGAGTGACCGCTCGGGCCTGCCGTACGTGTGTGCGCGCAAGAAACGCCGCACGTACATGCAGCAGCCCCTGATTCAGGACGTGCCCAGCATGACCCTGGGCGTCGCCGAGACCCTCTGGCTGGACGGCCCGCACGCCGAGCGCCTGAACGGCAAGCGCGTGACCATCGTGCAGGACGTCGTCGCCAGTGGCGGCACCGCCCAGGCCCTCGCCCGGCTGGTCGAGCGGGCGGGCGGCACCGTCAGCGGGTACCTCGCCGCGTTCCGGCAGGGCACGCCCACCCTGGACGTCATCGCCCTGCAGGACCTGCCCCGCACCCTGAGCTGA
- a CDS encoding phosphoribosyltransferase family protein — protein MDTFKVQIGRVTRDLPIVPVSPDIKVALFNMLGDTDVTEEAGRELAQKLPADIDVLVTPEVKALSLAHVISRESGKPYIVIRKTQKPYMVDPVAREVVSITTGKPQLLVLDGFDVQKIKGRKVAIVDDVVSSGGTLHSIRQIIEEVGGEVAAVVAVFTEGQERPEVTALGHLPLFK, from the coding sequence ATCGTGCCGGTCTCCCCGGACATCAAGGTCGCCCTGTTCAACATGCTCGGCGACACCGACGTCACCGAGGAAGCCGGACGCGAACTTGCGCAGAAACTCCCCGCCGACATCGACGTGCTCGTCACGCCCGAAGTCAAGGCGCTGAGCCTCGCGCACGTCATCAGCCGGGAAAGCGGCAAGCCGTACATCGTCATCCGCAAGACCCAGAAGCCCTACATGGTCGACCCCGTCGCCCGCGAGGTCGTCAGCATCACCACCGGCAAACCGCAGCTGCTGGTCCTCGACGGCTTCGACGTGCAGAAGATCAAAGGGCGCAAGGTCGCCATCGTGGACGACGTGGTCTCCAGCGGCGGCACCCTGCACTCCATCCGCCAGATCATCGAGGAAGTCGGCGGGGAAGTCGCGGCGGTCGTCGCCGTGTTCACCGAAGGGCAGGAACGCCCCGAAGTGACCGCGCTGGGCCACCTGCCCCTGTTCAAGTAA